One genomic window of Acomys russatus chromosome 29, mAcoRus1.1, whole genome shotgun sequence includes the following:
- the Prdm2 gene encoding PR domain zinc finger protein 2 isoform X3: MRGSAEGPKEEDERPLASAPEQPALLPEVVGQDAVPQVAIPLPACEPQPEPDGKQEVTDCEINDMEEEEEEELEEEEEELEEDGEEEADAQNENSVKEPEIRCEEKLEDLLEPQSVSNETSEDSPDVTPPLHIPRTREEANGDVFETFMFPCQHCERKFATKQGLERHMHIHMSTINHAFKCKYCGKAFGTQINRRRHERRHEAGLKRKPSMTLQPSEDPDDGKGEIVSSKDESSPPQLGQDSLILNSEKASQEINSSFMEENGEVKELHPCQYCKKVFGTHTNMRRHQRRVHERHLIPKGVRRKGGLLEEPQPPAEQAPSSQNVYVPSTEPEEEGETDDVYIMDISSNISENLNHYIDGKIQTNSSTSNCDVIEMESNSAHLYGIDCLLTPVTVEITPNIKSSQLSITDDLPKESPSSTNCESKKRRTASPPVLPKIKAETDSDSTAPSCSLSLPLSISTAEVVSFHKEKGVYLSSKLKQLLQTQDKLTPPAGISAAEIPKLGPVCVSAPASMLPVTSSRFKRRTSSPPSSPQHSPALRDFGKPSDGKAAWTDTVLTSKKPKLESCSDSPAWSLSGRDERETGSPPCFEEYKITKEWTANSTFSSVCNQQPLDLSSGVKQKSEGTGKTPVPWESVLDLSVHKKPCDSEGKEFKENHSAQPACGAAKKKKPTTCMLQKVLLNEYNGVSLLAETTPEVTRSPSPCKSLDTQPEPELGPDSSCSAPTVESPPEVIGPSSPPLQTASLSSGQLPPLLTPTEPCSPPPCPPVLTVATPPPPLLPTVPLPTPSSDTSPQQCPSPFSNVTAQSPLPILSPTVSPSPSPSPIPPVEPLMSAASPGPPTLSSSSSSSSSSSSFPSSSCSSTSPSPPPLSAVSSVVSSGDNLEASLPAITLKQEESESEGLKPKAEAPPGGQQSVVQETFSKNFVCNVCESPFLSIKDLTKHLSVHAEEWPFKCEFCVQLFKGKTDLSEHRFLLHGVGNIFVCSVCKKEFAFLCNLQQHQRDLHPDEVCTHHEFESGTLRPQNFTDPSKAHVEHMQSLPEEPSETSREEDLNDSSEELYTTIKIMASGIKTKDPDVRLGLNQHYPSFKPPPFQYHHRNPMGIGVTATNFTTHNIPQTFTTAIRCTKCGKGVDNMPELHKHILACASASDKKRYTPKKNPVPLKQTVQPKNGVVALDNSGKNAFRRMGQPKRLSFNVELSKMSPNKLKVSALKKKNQLVQKAILQKNRSAKQKADLKDTCEASSHICPYCDREFTYIGSLNKHAAFSCPKKPLSPSKRKASHSSKKGGHASPASSDRNSSSHPRRRTADAEIKMQSTQAPLGKTRARSSGPAQASLPSSSFRSRQNVKFAASVKSKKASSSSLRNSSPIRMAKITHVEGKKSKAVAKSHSVQLSSKSSRSLHVRVQKSKAVLQSKTALASKKRTDRFIVKSRERSGGPITRSLQLAAATDLSESRREDSSARHELKDFSYSLRLASRCTSSTAPYVTRQCRKVKAAAAAQFQGPFFKE; this comes from the exons GTCCTAAAGAAGAGGACGAGAGGCCTTTGGCGTCTGCACCTGAGCAGCCAGCCCTTTTGCCAGAAGTGGTCGGCCAGGATGCGGTTCCACAGGTGGCCATCCCTCTCCCTGCCTGTGAGCCGCAGCCAGAGCCTGATGGGAAACAAGAAGTCACAGACTGTGAGATCAACgatatggaggaagaggaggaggaggagctggaagaagaagaggaggagttggaagaagatggagaggaagaagccGACGCACAAAATGAAAACTCTGTGAAAGAGCCAGAAATACGGTGTGAAGAGAAGCTGGAGGATTTATTAGAACCACAGAGCGTTTCAAATGAAACTTCTGAAGACTCTCCAGACGTGACCCCTCCTCTCCACATCCCCAGAACTAGAGAGGAAGCCAATGGTGATGTGTTTGAAACATTTATGTTTCCATGTCAACATTGTGAAAGAAAATTTGCAACCAAGCAGGGGCTTGAACGTCACATGCATATCCACATGTCTACAATCAATCATGCTTTCAAGTGCAAGTACTGTGGGAAAGCGTTTGGCACACAGATTAACAGGAGGCGGCATGAGCGTCGCCATGAAGCAGGGTTAAAGAGGAAGCCCAGCATGACACTACAGCCCTCAGAGGACCCAGATGATGGCAAGGGGGAAATCGTCTCTTCTAAAGATGAGTCAAGTCCACCTCAGCTTGGGCAAGACTCTTTGATATTGAACTCAGAGAAAGCCTCACAGGAAATAAATTCATCTTTTATGGAAGAGAATGGTGAAGTTAAGGAACTTCATCCGTGCCAATACTGCAAAAAGGTTTTTGGAACACACACCAATATGAGACGACATCAGCGCAGAGTTCACGAACGTCACCTGATTCCCAAAGGTGTCCGGCGAAAAGGAGGGCTCCTGGAAGAGCCACAGCCACCAGCAGAGCAGGCCCCATCCTCCCAGAATGTCTATGTACCAAGCACGGagccagaggaggaaggggaaacggATGATGTGTACATCATGGACATTTCAAGCAACATCTCTGAAAACCTAAATCACTATATTGATGGTAAGATTCAGACCAACAGCAGCACAAGTAATTGTGATGTGATTGAGATGGAGTCTAATTCTGCACACTTGTATGGCATAGATTGTCTGCTCACTCCAGTAACTGTGGAGATTACTCCGAATATAAAGAGCTCCCAGCTCTCTATAACAGATGATCTTCCTAAAGAGTCTCCCAGCAGCACAAATTGTGAGTCTAAGAAACGGAGGACTGCCAGTCCACCTGTGCTCCCCAAAATTAAAGCTGAGACAGATTCTGACTCCACAGCACCCTCATGTTCCTTAAGCCTGCCTCTGAGCATCTCAACAGCAGAGGTGGTGTCTTTCCATAAAGAGAAGGGTGTCTATTTGTCTTCAAAGCTCAAGCAGCTTcttcagacccaggacaaacTGACTCCTCCTGCAGGGATTTCAGCAGCTGAGATTCCTAAGTTAggtcccgtgtgtgtgtctgctcctGCATCCATGCTACCTGTGACTTCTAGTAGGTTTAAGAGGCGCACCAGCTCTCCACCTAGTTCTCCACAGCACAGCCCTGCCCTTCGAGACTTTGGGAAACCAAGTGATGGGAAAGCAGCATGGACAGACACAGTTCTGACTTCCAAGAAACCCAAATTAGAAAGTTGTAGTGACTCACCAGCATGGAGTTTGTctgggagagatgagagagaaactgGAAGCCCTCCTTGCtttgaagaatataaaataacaaaagaatggACAGCCAATTCCACTTTCAGCAGTGTGTGCAACCAACAGCCATTGGATTTATCCAGTGGGGTCAAACAGAAGTCAGAGGGCACAGGCAAGACCCCAGTCCCTTGGGAATCTGTATTGGATCTCAGTGTGCATAAAAAGCCTTGTGATTCTGAAGGCAAGGAATTCAAAGAGAACCATTCCGCACAGCCGGCTTGTGGtgctgcaaagaagaaaaaaccaaCCACCTGCATGCTACAAAAAGTTCTTCTCAATGAGTATAATGGTGTTAGCTTACTTGCAGAAACCACACCAGAGGTGACCAGGAGCCCAAGTCCATGTAAATCCCTAGATACACAGCCAGAACCTGAACTTGGTCCTGATTCGAGTTGCTCAGCCCCAACTGTTGAGTCACCACCTGAAGTCATTGGCCCTTCATCACCCCCTCTCCAGACAGCCTCCCTGTCTTCTGGTCAGCTGCCTCCGCTCTTGACCCCCACAGAACCTTGTTCTCCTCCCCCTTGCCCTCCTGTGTTAACTGTTGCCACCCCACCACCTCCTCTCCTTCCAActgtccctctccccaccccctcttctgaTACCTCTCCTCAGCAATGCCCCTCTCCATTCTCAAATGTCACTGCCCAGTCTCCTCTTCCGATTCTCTCCCCAacagtctctccctccccctccccctctcccattcctcctgtGGAGCCACTCATGTCTGCTGCTTCCCCTGGTCCTCCaacactttcttcctcttcttcctcctcttcctcttcctcttccttcccttcctcttcatgCTCCTCCACATCCCCCTCACCGCCCCCTCTCTCAGCAGTGTCGTCTGTGGTTTCCTCTGGGGACAACCTGGAAGCATCTCTCCCTGCAATAACTTTGAAACAGGAGGAGTCAGAGAGTGAAGGTCTGAAACCCAAGGCAGAGGCCCCACCTGGAGGTCAACAGAGTGTTGTCCAAGAAACATTCAGCAAAAACTTTGTTTGCAATGTCTGTGAATCACCTTTTCTTTCCATTAAAGATCTAACCAAGCATTTATCTGTTCATGCTGAAGAATGGCCCTTCAAATGTGAGTTTTGTGTGCAGCTTTTTAAGGGTAAGACTGATCTGTCAGAGCATCGATTTCTGCTTCATGGAGTCGGAAATATCTTTGTGTGTTCTGTATGTAAGAAAGAATTTGCCTTCTTGTGCAATTTGCAGCAGCACCAGCGTGACCTCCACCCAGATGAGGTGTGCACACACCATGAGTTTGAAAGTGGGACCCTGAGGCCCCAGAACTTCACAGACCCCAGCAAGGCCCACGTGGAGCATATGCAGAGTTTGCCAGAAGAGCCTTCGGAAACTTCTAGAGAGGAGGACTTAAATGACTCCTCTGAGGAGCTTTACACAACCATCAAAATAATGGCTTCTGGAATAAAGACAAAAGATCCAGATGTGCGTCTTGGTCTCAATCAGCACTACCCAAGCTTTAAACCACCCCCATTTCAGTACCACCATCGAAACCCCATGGGGATTGGCGTGACAGCCACAAACTTCACTACCCACAATATCCCACAGACTTTCACTACTGCCATCCGCTGCACAAAGTGTGGAAAGGGTGTTGATAATATGCCCGAGCTGCATAAACATATCTTGGCGTGTGCATCTGCAAGTGACAAGAAGAGGTATACCCCTAAGAAAAACCCAGTGCCCCTGAAACAGACTGTACAACCCAAAAATGGAGTGGTAGCTTTAGACAACTCTGGGAAAAATGCCTTCCGACGGATGGGGCAGCCTAAGAGACTGAGCTTCAATGTTGAACTCAGCAAAATGTCTCCAAATAAGCTCAAGGTAAGcgcattgaagaaaaaaaatcagctggtACAGAAGGCAATCCTTCAGAAGAACAGATCTGCAAAGCAGAAGGCAGACCTGAAGGACACTTGCGAGGCATCCTCACACATCTGTCCTTACTGTGACAGGGAGTTCACGTACATCGGCAGCCTGAATAAGCATGCCGCTTTCAGCTGTCCTAAAaaacccctttctccttccaaaaGAAAAGCTTCCCATTCATCTAAGAAAGGTGGCCATGCATCACCTGCCAGCAGTGACAGGAACAGTAGCAGCCATCCCCGGAGGCGGACCGCAGATGCAGAGATCAAGATGCAGAGCACGCAGGCACCCTTGGGCAAGACCAGAGCTCGGAGCTCAGGCCCTGCCCAAGCCTCACTGCCCTCCTCATCCTTCAGATCCAGACAGAATGTCAAATTTGCAGCTTCGGTCAAATCCAAAAAAGCAAGCTCTTCATCCTTGAGGAATTCTAGTCCTATAAGAATGGCCAAGATTACTCATGTTGAGGGCAAAAAATCCAAAGCTGTTGCCAAGAGTCATTCTGTTCAGCTCTCAAGCAAATCATCCCGAAGCCTACATGTGAGAGTGCAGAAGAGCAAAGCTGTTCTGCAAAGCAAGACTGCTCTGGCCAGTAAGAAAAGAACAGACCGGTTCATAGTAAAATCTAGAGAGCGGAGTGGGGGCCCAATCACCAGAAGCCTTCAGCTGGCAGCTGCTACGGACCtgagtgaaagcaggagagaggacagCAGTGCCAGGCATGAGCTGAAGGACTTCAG CTACAGTCTTCGCCTAGCATCCCGATGCACCTCCTCAACAGCCCCTTACGTCACCAGACAATGCAGAAAGGTCAAGGCCGCAGCGGCAGCTCAGTTCCAGGGACCCTTCTTCAAAGAGTAG